In Nicotiana tabacum cultivar K326 chromosome 19, ASM71507v2, whole genome shotgun sequence, one DNA window encodes the following:
- the LOC107779411 gene encoding pentatricopeptide repeat-containing protein At3g26782, mitochondrial-like, whose translation MSALLLYHIRTRHTCLHNKLCALNIYFSTISVQCRQQQPITRPFQCLQHHQEPEISGFHQKGFSKITQQIVGRAVHAVCLKEEPHLSIFHYNTLISMYSKFGNTEAARNMISGYVRMGLYWNAVILFVEMWGFGIQPNGYFIASLLTAFSRLENMVLEGFQIHGLVMKYGLLNDVFVGTSFLHFYGVYGLPFSAKTLFEEMPERNVVTWTSLMVAYSDNGYPEVVIDLYQRMRHEEVSGNENTCTAVISSSIALDDDFLGHQVLGQVVKSGFQDNVSVSNSLISMFGSFGCIEDASYIFEGMIDRDTISWNSIISALAYNQLYEKAFRSFSEMRHVHDDVNSTTLSALLSVCGTIDCLNIGRGVHGLSLKSGWDSNICVCNTLLSMYLEASRPKDAESLLFAMPAKDVISWNSMMAGYVLISKYFKALEVFAELLHLQRTVNYVTFASALAACSDGQLLDEGKTVHALLIVHGLHDNLIVGNALVTMYGKCGMMWEAKKVFQKIPDKELVTWNALIGGYADNKDTLETVRNFKSMREEENSPNYITLINVLGSCSTETELLKYGMPLHGHIILTGFETNEYIRNSLITMYADCGDLHSSNLIFDALLNKTSVTWNAMLAANARLGLWEEALKLLLQMQREKLKFDQFSLSAALSAAANLASLEEGQQIHCLATKLGFDSNSFVGNATMDMYGKCGEINDVLKIFPEPNMRPRLSWNVLISVFARHGFFQKARDTFHDMVKQGSKPDHVTFVSLLSACSHGGLVDEGLRYFSSMTSEFGVPAGIEHCVCVVDLLGRSGRFPEAIAFIKEMPVPPNDFVWRSLLAACRMHGNTELGKVAAENLLKSNPSDDSAYVLYSNICATSGRWQDVQNVRAEMESHKVKKQLACSWVKLKNQICTFGIGDLSHPESEQIYRKLTELRKKIQEAGYIADTSFALHDTDEEQKEHNLWMHSERLALAYGLISTLEGSTLRIFKNLRVCGDCHSVFKFVSSIVRREIILRDPYRFHHFSGGQCSCGDYW comes from the coding sequence ATGAGTGCTTTATTGCTCTATCATATCAGAACCAGACACACTTGCCTTCACAACAAGCTCTGCGCTTTGAACATTTACTTCAGCACAATCTCAGTCCAATGCAGACAACAGCAGCCCATAACCCGCCCCTTTCAATGCCTACAGCACCACCAAGAACCAGAAATCTCTGGGTTTCATCAAAAGGGcttctccaaaatcacccaacaaattGTTGGAAGGGCAGTTCATGCAGTTTGTCTAAAGGAAGAACCCCATTTGAGCATTTTCCATTACAACACTTTGATCAGTATGTATTCGAAATTTGGGAACACCGAAGCTGCTCGTAATATGATATCTGGGTATGTTAGGATGGGTCTTTACTGGAATGCTGTAATTCTTTTTGTTGAAATGTGGGGTTTTGGAATTCAACCAAACGGGTATTTTATAGCTAGCTTGTTGACTGCATTCAGTAGATTGGAAAATATGGTTTTGGAAGGATTTCAAATTCATGGATTGGTTATGAAATATGGTTTGTTGAATGATGTTTTTGTGGGCACTTCTTTTCTCCATTTTTATGGTGTATATGGACTACCTTTTAGTGCTAAAACACTGTTTGAGGAAATGCCTGAGAGGAATGTTGTTACTTGGACTTCCTTGATGGTTGCATATTCAGATAATGGTTACCCAGAGGTGGTAATAGATCTATACCAAAGAATGAGACATGAAGAGGTGTCTGGTAATGAAAACACATGTACTGCTGTTATTAGTTCTTCCATAGCTCTTGATGATGATTTTTTGGGTCATCAAGTGCTAGGTCAGGTTGTAAAGTCGGGATTTCAAGACAATGTTTCTGTATCAAATTCTCTTATTTCAATGTTCGGTAGTTTTGGTTGCATTGAAGATGCCTCTTATATCTTCGAGGGCATGATCGACCGTGACACTATATCGTGGAATTCGATAATTTCAGCACTAGCATATAACCAATTGTACGAGAAAGCGTTCAGGTCCTTTTCTGAAATGCGTCATGTTCACGACGATGTCAATTCAACGACACTTTCTGCATTGTTATCTGTTTGTGGAACTATTGATTGCCTAAACATAGGGAGAGGTGTTCATGGTTTGTCATTGAAATCGGGATGGGATTCTAATATTTGTGTCTGTAATACTCTTCTCTCCATGTATTTGGAGGCTTCGAGGCCCAAAGATGCGGAAAGTTTGCTCTTCGCCATGCCAGCAAAGGATGTGATTTCGTGGAACTCCATGATGGCTGGTTATGTTTTAATAAGTAAGTACTTCAAGGCTTTGGAAGTGTTCGCTGAACTGCTTCACTTGCAAAGAACAGTTAACTATGTGACTTTCGCTAGTGCTTTGGCTGCGTGTTCAGATGGTCAATTGCTTGATGAAGGAAAAACTGTTCATGCTCTTTTAATTGTTCATGGGCTCCATGACAATTTAATAGTTGGCAATGCATTGGTCACCATGTATGGAAAGTGTGGTATGATGTGGGAGGCTAAAAAGGTATTTCAAAAAATTCCTGACAAGGAATTAGTCACTTGGAATGCATTGATTGGTGGCTATGCAGATAATAAGGACACACTTGAGACAGTGAGAAATTTTAAGTCAATGAGAGAGGAAGAGAATTCTCCAAATTACATTACTTTGATTAATGTTCTTGGTTCTTGCTCAACTGAAACTGAGCTGCTGAAGTATGGCATGCCATTGCATGGACATATAATTCTGACTGGTTTTGAGACAAATGAATACATAAGGAACTCTCTCATAACAATGTATGCGGACTGTGGTGATCTCCATTCAAGTAATCTTATCTTTGATGCACTACTAAATAAGACATCAGTGACCTGGAATGCTATGCTTGCCGCCAATGCTCGTCTTGGTCTCTGGGAGGAAGCGTTGAAACTTCTTCTCCAGATGCAAAGGGAAAAACTGAAGTTTGACCAATTCAGCCTCTCTGCTGCACTATCGGCTGCAGCAAACTTGGCATCATTGGAAGAGGGTCAACAGATTCACTGTTTAGCTACTAAACTTGGGTTTGACTCAAATTCTTTTGTTGGAAATGCTACAATGGATATGTATGGGAAATGTGGTGAAATAAATGATGTTCTGAAAATATTCCCCGAACCAAATATGCGTCCAAGATTGTCTTGGAATGTATTAATATCTGTTTTTGCCAGACATGGATTTTTCCAGAAAGCTAGGGATACTTTTCACGATATGGTAAAGCAAGGTTCAAAGCCAGACCATGTCACTTTTGTCTCTCTTCTATCAGCCTGTAGTCATGGTGGTCTAGTAGATGAAGGTCTTAGATATTTTTCTTCTATGACTTCTGAATTTGGAGTCCCGGCTGGCATAGAGCACTGTGTTTGCGTAGTAGACCTTCTTGGAAGATCTGGAAGGTTCCCTGAAGCCATAGCTTTTATTAAAGAAATGCCAGTGCCACCAAACGACTTTGTTTGGAGAAGCTTGTTGGCAGCATGCAGGATGCACGGAAATACAGAACTAGGAAAGGTAGCAGCCGAAAATCTTCTGAAATCTAACCCATCGGATGACTCAGCTTATGTTCTTTATTCAAATATCTGTGCAACTTCGGGGAGGTGGCAGGACGTTCAGAATGTGAGAGCTGAAATGGAATCACATAAAGTGAAAAAGCAGCTTGCTTGCAGTTGGGTCAAGTTAAAGAACCAAATTTGCACCTTTGGGATCGGAGACTTGTCTCACCCGGAGTCAGAGCAAATATACAGGAAGTTGACAGAGCTGAGAAAGAAGATTCAGGAGGCCGGTTATATTGCTGATACAAGCTTTGCCTTGCATGACACTGATGAAGAACAGAAGGAGCACAATTTATGGATGCATAGTGAAAGACTTGCACTAGCATATGGTTTGATTAGTACTCTTGAAGGTTCAACTCTTCGAATATTTAAGAACCTTAGAGTCTGTGGCGATTGCCATTCAGTTTTCAAGTTCGTAAGCAGCATTGTTAGGAGGGAAATCATATTGAGGGATCCTTATCGGTTTCACCATTTTAGTGGTGGCCAATGTTCTTGTGGTGATTACTGGTGA